The genomic interval GCCAAGTGGCTTAACCAGGCGCTTTGGTGAGTAGTTGGACAAGAAGATCGCAATACCAAGAGCAATCGGCATGGCGATGATCAGTGCGATGACAGAGATGAGAAGTGTTGCAGCTAGCAGGTTTGGAATACCGAAGTACATTGCATCAATGTCGGTGGTGTTCCAAGCGCCTGAATAAGTGAAGAATCCGCCAATACCTTCAGCATTTCGCATCAAGGCGGGAACAGCACGCCAGATAAGGAACGCCGCAATGGCAATGATTATCGCAGTAATGATTGCTGCAGAAGCGGTGGATAGGACTTCGAAGATGCGATCGCCGGGACGCTTAACGCTTCCGCCACCTTCGGCGACAATCTTCTTTGAAGGCTTGGTCTGAGAGGAGTTCGCATTAACTGCTACAGGATGTGCCTGCACCCTGGTTGCATCCAGGCGTTGCTTCTCCGAGACTGACTCATTAGTGGCCATTGGTGGTTTATTTCCTTAACTGGCGTATTGATAAAAAGCTTGTTAGGAAAATCGGGCGCCCTACCCCCAATTGCTGGGAGAGGGCGCCCGATTCACTTAAAGTGCAACTTCACACTGGTTTCGTGAAGCTACGGCAGCGGTTTATTACTGAATTGCTTCAACTGCTGCAACGAGGCGATCGTAGTGCTCGCCGGTAACTGGGATGTAGCCGAGAGCCTCGAGCTGGTCATCCTGGGAGTCCAGTGCAACGGTCAGGAAGTCCTTGACCTGGTCGCGGGTGGTCTCGTCGTAGCCTGCGGAGCAGACGATTTCGTAGGTGGTGAGGATCAGTGGGTAAGCACCGGCTTCGTTCATTGCGAACATAGCGTCGGTGTCAACAACCATGTTGTGGCCCTCAGTCAGGAAGTCGAGTGCACCAAGTGCAACGCCAACGGACTCAGCGTTGAGTTCAACTGGGCCGGAACCGAAGTCGATGTTTGCAACGCCCAGGCCGGACTGGTTAGCGAAACCAGCTTCAACGTAGGTGATTGCACCCTCGATGTTGGAAGCCTCAGAAGCTACACCGTTGGAGCCCTGCGCACCGGAGCCAACCTCGGTTGGGAACTGCTGGCCTTCGGTCTCCCAGATGTCGGTGGAAGCTCCGAGGAACTTCTGGAAGTTGTCGGAGGTACCGGACTCTTCGGAACGGTACAGAACGGAGATGTCCTGGTCTGGGAGGTCGGTGCCCTCGTTCTGGGAAGCGATTGCTTCGTCGTTCCACTTGGTGATCTCGCCCTTGAAGATCTGAGCGATGATGTTGGTGTCCAGGTTCAGGGTGTCAACGCCAGGCAGGTTGTAAGCAACTGCAACTGGGCCGATAACGAATGGCAGGTGCCATGCTTCGTTGCCGTTGCAACGTGCTTCTGCTTCTGCAGCCTGGTCGTCCTTCATTGCGGAGTCGGAGCCACCGAAAGCAACCTGGCCTGCAGCGAAGTTGGTGCGGCCGGAACCGGAACCTGAAGGGGTGTAAGCCAGAGATGCACCGCTGACAGCCTCGGAGTAACGGATACCAAAGTAGTCCATTGCGGACTGCTGGGAAGATGCACCTTCAGCAACGAGCTGACCGGTAACACCGGAAAGGCCCTCAATGGATGCAGCATCGGAAGAACCGGTGGAAGCTGCAGATGAGGAGGTGGAATCAGACTCATTGGAGTCGGAGCAAGCTACAAGAGCGAAGGAGCCTGCAGTAACTGCGCCCACAAGGGCGATGGAGCGCTTAAGAGTGAGGTTCACGGGGAAGCCTTTCCGGTTTAAGTGAAGACATCGTCTGAGCAGATCCTGTAGGCGGGCTAGTTTCCCTCCGGATTGCTCACGACTTAAAAACCTAAGACCTTGAAATGACTAACTCAGGCTAATTTGGTTAACAACTTATGAACTCTGGGCTATCGTTCGGCAAATTCTGCCACTACCCACATCTCACTCGTAACATTTGGAGACTCTAATCACAAAAATCGGCAATTTTCGACCCCTGCGGAACGAAAATCACCGATTCTTATTATTCTCACAGGTTTTTAGCAAGTCTCTTTTTTACTTTTCGTAAACTACGTGGCTTTCCGCGACAGTGAATCCCAGTTTTTCGTATGCCGCGACTGCCGGAGTGTTGCCAGCTTCCACATAAAGAATCACTTTTCGAGCACCATGAGCCCTCATGTGATGCAGTCCGAGGCGAACAAGCGGATCTCCCAAGCCGCGACCACGGTAGGCTGAAGAAAGGCCAACTACGTAAATCTCTTGTAATTCTGGACTGTGCTGCTTTACCCAGTGGAAGCCAACGATCTCTTCGCCGTCCCAGAGGAATAACACGTCAGAGTCCTTGTACCAATCGGCTTTCTGAGCCTGCGCCAACCGATGAGTTGTCCATCCGCCCTGCTCGGGATGCCAGTCGAATGCTTCGTTGTTGGATTGAAGCCATTTAGCCTCAGCTACTGATTTCTCCACAGGGGCATTCGCCAAACTACTGTGTGTAATTCCATCTGGATCTTTGTATGCTGCAGAGTCATCGAGCGCCCTGTCGGAAATCTCCATCACCAGAAGCTCGCGAGTCTTCTTCATACGCAGGGTGGATGCCAACGCTTGTGCACCTGCTGTATTTCCATGCGCCCAGATTGATGAGGTGGGGGTGGCGTCGATAAGCGCCTTACCGATTCCCTGACGCCTGTGCGCCGGGTGGACAGCCAGTTCCGTGGTTTCCTCATCCGTGGCCGCGAGGCCAACCAGTTTGTCATTGAGCGTGACTATTAAATGGGAGTGACCAAGTCCGGGTTCTGCAAGCCCACGGACAAATTGTTCTGATAAAGCATCCACGCCATCAACTGCGCGAACCTCCTTCAAAAGCAATAGTGCCTGCTCACGGAGGTCACGATCCAGCGCGATTTGAGTGCTTTTAATACGATCGGAAGTATTCATGTCCCCAGGTTAGCCCCAAGTTTGAATCTCTTGCAGGAACGTGGGGTAAAGATATAGATGTGGAAAAATCCAGAAAACGACTTGTGACCATCGCAGCATCGACAATTGGGGCCGTTGCGGTGGCTGGCGGCGCTTTTTGGATCGTTGATGCTTCCATCGCTGCGCACGCGGAACGCAACTTGTCTAAAGCAGTTGCGGAATCCGCAGATCTTGAAAACGACCCGCGAGTATTCCTCGGCAGCTCCATTTACTCCACGGCGTTTTTTACCGGCAAACTCGACTCCGTAAGCATCGACATGCTGGACGTGGAAATCCCCGGCGTCGGCATGGTGAATGCACGCACAGAGGTAGAAAGCGTGGAAGTCTCACGGGATCAAATCCTCTCCGGTGACCTCGACGGCACCACTGCGGAAACCTTCACGCGCACATTACGCATGGACGGCGTCGCAATCGGCGCGCAGCTCGGAATCACCGACCTCGACATCTCCCACCCCATCGACATCTCCCCCTCCGGCGGCATCACCTCAGAAGCGCTCCTGACAGGAACCCCACCAGACATGGAAGACCCGGTCAGTGTGCTGGTCACCCTTCGCCTAGTCGGCTCAGAATTCCAGATGCTGCCGTACGAGCTTATCGACGCACCCTCCGGACTCACCCTCGACGATGTCGCCCCCGACTTCACGTGGAAAATCGACACCCTGCAACTACCCCTCGCAGATCGGGCAATGGCGGTTTACCTATCTGGTGGCTCCGTCCATTTCCAATCTGAAGCCCGCAACGTCCAGCTCACCACCCGCGAACTATCACCACTAGCTGCACCGGAAGAAAACTCCGATGAATCCTAGATGCCAAACGTGCGCACCCGGAGGAAATCACGGACGTGCTTAAACAAATGGACAGCCCAATTCATGATCGGCGGTGTCGGATGCGTCTTCGGCGCATACACTCGCACCGCATCAGTGATTGATTCCAACACCACCTTTGTTGGTTTGCCTTCATACTCACCATCAACTTGGAAACGCTGATCGCTGTCGCACGTGAGCGTTACTTTCTCCGCATCATCAAAAGCAATGGTGCGCTTAGCGATCAACTTCTCCAACTTCCGACCATGCCCCACGCCAATCAGGTGCATCATCGCTGCCACTCCCCCGAATCCTCGCACACTAGTCAAGCCAAAAAGCCCCAGACCTGTGTCAAAAGAATTCTGCGGATTTGTCACCACAGGAAGCGGACCCAAAAAAGTCCACGGATTGGTATTCGAGGCAAGCAGCATTGGCACTTCCTCTTTTTGCAATTTGTGCCCTTTGCTGTCCACCGCCTCCACGGTAATTTTCGGTGGCTTAATCTGAGTTTTCACCCACGCCCGAAGACTCACCTGCAGATACAACAACGGTGAAGCCGCAAAGCCGAAAGATCTCGCCCGTTCGACCCTGGCAATAACATCCGCATCAATACCAAACCCAGCATTAACCGCGAACCAACGAGTCCCCTGATCATCACCCTTCCACGTACCCAAGGTGATAGTTCTGGTGTGGTTCTTCCGAATCAACTCCACCAGGGCATCAGCGGCAGCATACGGGTCAGTGGGGTAACCAAGCGCACGGGCAAACACATTGGCAGACCCCGTTGGCAACACCGCAATCGCCGGCAAATCCTCAAGGTTTCTAAAATCACCTTCCGCCGACCCAAGTAACCCATTTATCACTTCGTTGACGGTGCCGTCCCCACCCGCGGGGATAATCACATCAAAATCATCCACCGTCAAACCCGCAACCATTTCCTCCGCATGGCCTCCATAGTGCGTAAACCTCGCTTCAAGCGACACACCATCAAGCGCCATCAACGCAGGCACCACACGACGGAAAAGTTTCTGCGTCTGCGTGGTCGACTCAGGATTCGCAATCAGAAGAACATGCACGTTATCTAAGAGTAGTGCCAAAACGCTAGTCTTGAGTGTCATGAGCGAAAATTCCACCCCTAATAATCCAGTCGTCCCAGGTGCAGGCGCAGACGGCCCATCACTGTCCGATTCTGCAAGCATCAGCGGATCCGACGCAGTAAACCTCGCTGCCGAACAATCCAAGAGCACCGCTCACCGCAACATCCCAGGCCTAGGTGACCTTCCTATCCCTGACGACACCGCTAACCTCCGCGAAGGCCCCAACCTCCACGACGGACTCCTCGCGCTCCTCCCTCTCGTCGGCGTCTGGCGCGGCGAAGGCCAAGCCGACACCGCAGAAGACGGACAATACGCATTCGGCCAGCAAATCACCTTCGCCCACGACGGTGAAAACTACCTCTCCTTCGAATCCCGCATGTGGAAACTCGACGAAGAAGGAAACCCCACCGGCGTCGACCAGCGCGAATCCGGCTTCTGGCGCATCAATCTCAAAGATGAAATCGAATTCGTCTGCACCCACGCCGGCGGAGTTGTAGAAATCTACTACGGCCAGCCACTCAATGAGCGCGCCTGGCAGCTTGAATCCGCATCTACCATGGTCACCGCCACCGGCCCATCCACCCTTGGACCAGGAAAGCGTCTCTACGGACTGCTTCCAACCAACGAACTCGGCTGGGTTGATGAGCGTCTCGTTGGCGACGCCCTCAAGCCACGCATGTCCGCACAGCTCACCCGCGTGATCGGCTAGTTTTTTCTAGTTCACCGTCACAGGCGACCAACAGGCTCGAATTTTAGGAGCGGTTGGTCGCCTGTTTTGTTTCTTAAGTTCGATACCGCACTAGCGGGTTCACATTTCCAATATCGCAAGCTCAATTTCTCAACTCCAATTTCCGTCCACTTTTGGCGTTTTCCTAGTGGTATCAAATATGCGAAATTGAGTACAAGAAACCGCTGATGCGAAATCGTTAGTGTGAAATCGAACTTAGCGCCCAAAGCACCCAGCAAGTCCCAGCGCCAGCCTCTACCCCAGAGCTTTGGTAATCAGCGCCTTGATTTCTTTTTCATTGTCTGGTTTCCGTAATTTGTGTCCATCGAGCCTGGTCACCCGAACTGGTCCGCGGACGGAGGACACTAGCCACACGCTGTCGGCTCCGAAAAGATCGTCAATGCTTAAGTCTTTTTCTTTACATCGCCATCCTTTTTCGGTTGCGTGTGCAAAGAGTGCTGCTTGGGTGGTTCCGGGGAGAATGTCGCCACCGGGTGAAGGGGTGCGGATTTTGTCGCCTTTGAAACTCACTACGGTGGAGGTGGCGCCTTCTAGAACGCGGTCGCCATCGGTGAAGATCACATCGTCGAATCCGTTTGATTTGGCGTAGCGCAGGGCTGCCATGTTTGCTGCGTAGGCTAGTGTTTTGGCGCCGACTGTCAGCCATGGTGCGGGGGTTCGTTCCACTTTAGATAGCTCGCCTCGGGTGGCTTTTCCGATTCCGGGGAGGCCGGTGTCGATGGAATATCCTCTTGAACTGGTCATGACCGATACACCGTGTTCACGTTGCGCCAGTTTGTCGGAGGAGACTGGGGTGATGGTTAACCATCCTGAGGCCAGCCCCGTGGAGGAACGACCTCGGCTGAGCGTCCAGGTGCATGAGGCCTCGCCTGCGTTGGGGTGGGAGTACCAGGATTCGATGCCCATTTGGGTGGCTTTTTCCCAGTCTTCCAGGATCGGCTCTGGCAGTCCCAATAGTGCTGCCGATGCTTTGAAGCGTTCTCCGTGTCGGCGCACGTTGCAGGCATGTCCGTCGCGGATGAGGAGTGTTTCAAAGATGCCATCGCCTCGGGTTAAGGCTGCATCGTCCCAAAAAACCATTGGTAGGTTGGGGTTTTGTTGCCGGATGGACCCGCCGTAGGGTTCGACAATTAAGATCACCGGCGTCGGTGCAGACTTTATTTGTGGTTCAAGCGCCATAACGCCTGATTATGCACGGTTAAGGCGCATCTCGCTCACTGGTGCTAACCACTTGCGCTTTTGGAAGGAATAACCCTTCCTGTCAGATTGTGGGTACTATCGAAGACGTGGCTAACGAACAAATCGAGGTCGCGAACAACACTGATCAGATTCCTGCAGGATACAAGTCCCCTCTTCTTTCTAGAAGTGGTGCGGCAGAAGCGCAGGGCGCTGCTGCTCAAGCAGGTACTGAAGGTGTCGCGTGGCATTACGGTTCCCCTCTCGTCGAGCAACGCATCTTCGAAACTGGCACGGGCTTAGTTGACCGTTCTAATCGCAAGGTGATCAAAGTCGAAGGGCCTGATGCCCCCACGTTCCTCAATAATATTTTGTCCCAAAAGGTTGATTCCGTTGAAAACGGCTTTACTGCCGGTGCCCTGGATTTGGATGCGCAGGGTCGTATTCAACACACAATGCAGGTAACTGTCGTCGATGGGGTTTTCTACCTCGACACGTCCGCGGCGGAGTTTGATACCCTCATCGGTTTCTTGACCAAGATGATTTTCTGGTCGGAAGTCACCGTCCAGGAAGCCGATCTGGCGATCATCACTCTGCTCGGCCAGGAAATTGCCCTTCCGGACGCGGTCTTTGCCCGTAGGGTCGATTGGAATGGGCCATCGCGTATCGACGTCGCCATCCGGCGTGAAAACCTGGAGGAGGGCGTCGACAAGCTCTTAGAAGCTGGCGCAAAGCTCACCGGTCTCATGGCTTACACGGCCGAGCGCGTGAAGGCGTTGGAGCCCGCTGCGGGCGTGGATTTGGATGATAAGACCATTCCCCATGAAATCCCCCATTGGATTGGCCGTGGCGAACATTTAGGCGCTGTGCATTTGACCAAGGGTTGCTACCGCGGGCAGGAAACTGTCGCGCGCGTTGATAATCTTGGGCGTTCCCCGCGCGTGCTGGTTCTGCTTCATCTTGACGGTTCCGCACCGCTGGATCCTGTGACTGGCGCTGAAATCAAGGCCGGTGCGCGCACCGTTGGTCGTCTGGGCACCGTTGTCCATGACGCCGATTACGGGCCGATCGCTCTCGGGCTGGTTAAGCGCAGCGCTTTGGATAAAGAACTTCACATCGATGATGTCTCTGTAAACGTCGACCGCGATCTGCTTCCTGCGGAGGAAAGTGAACAACGCGGACGCGCAGCGATCAATAAGCTCAAGGGTCTTTAACTAAAACGATTTATAGCGAAATTTAGGCGATTTTTAAACGATACGAAAATCGCCTACTTTGGCATTTTATTTTCATGAACACGCAGGTCAAGGGTTAGTTGCAGAAATTTTCCGAATAACAGGCTATTGTGTCTATCAGGAATACAGTTAATACATCTTGAAAAGCCCATGGGCCATCCGAATTCCCAGGATCGGCCCGCTCACTCCAAGGGGGTCAGGCAATGGGTCGCGGTCGCGCGAAGGCAAAACAGACCAAAGTTGCTCGCCAGTTGAAGTACAGCTCTCCAGACATGGATCTCGATTCGCTGCAGCGGGAGCTGGCTAACCAGTCTCCTAGGCGTTCCTACTCCGATACCCCTGATGATGAGGACCAGTACGCAGAGTATGCGGACTGGGATGAGGACGACACCGACAATCGTGCCTACGGCACAAACTGATTTCGTGTGTCCTTAACTCTTCCGAGTTGAGAACCTCAAACCCATCAATTAGGTGGCTTTGCGACCGTTTCAAGGTGTCACATTCACCTCCAACGGTCCTTATCCCGTTCAACCACTACCGTAGAAGACGGCGCAAGGTTTGACGCGGACAAGTCCCAGGAGTACTTTCCCTCTGTGTTCCCGCACTCCCAGGATTTCAGCCCGTGGCAGATCTAGTGCCGTCTTTTGCGTGCCTGGGGCTGGTGCGAGACTTTAGTTTCCCGGCTCACGCCTGTCGCGGCCAGGATTTAAGCGATCTAGGTGCTCCACTTCGGGGACTTGCAAAAATTCGTCAAAGTATCAAATTTGAAGCCTGAAAGTGGTCGAAAATTTGCGCGGAACTGACTAGATTATGCAAAAATCCGTCCGATTTAGGGCTTCACGTGTCCTACATGGTCGGATTCTTGATCAGGGATCTCACAGGGACAAAATCAGGGCTGTGCATGCACAATTGATGATGTTTTGTAGGCCTCTCTAACGGCTTCAAACCTCGCTTTACATCCAATCCACTCATGAGACAATTCCATCCTCTTAAAATGCCCCATTTCACTGCAAAAGCCGGCCCGCACAATTAAGTGCAAGGCCGGCTAATTCTTAGAGCAGACAGTTGGGCTTAGTAGCCAGGGTGCTCGCCGTTGAGGATCACGCGAGGCTCTCCCTCTTCACCGTTGCGTACGGTTCCGATTTCCCAGCAGTCAATGTGACGTGCGGTGAGCATTGCCAGGGCGCGGTCGCGGTCCTTTTCAGCAACGACTGCAACCATGCCGACACCCATGTTGAAGGTCTTTTCCATTTCTTCGCGGGAAACCTTGCCCACAGAGGAGATGGTGCGGAAGATTTGGCCTGGGGTCCAAGTTGCTCGGGACATTTCTGCGACGAGCCCTTCTGGGACAACCCGCTCGAGGTTGCCTGCGAGGCCGCCGCCGGTGACGTGGCAGAAGGTGTGAACTTCGCACTCTGCGATCAGTGCCAGGCAGTCCTTGGCGTAGATGCGGGTTGGCTCGAGAAGTTCTTCACCGAGGGTGCGTCCGAGTTCTTCGATGTGTCCGTCAAGCGCCAGGCCTGCCTTTTCCAGGAGGACGTGGCGAGCCAGGGAGTAACCGTTGGAGTGCAGACCGGAGGAAGCCATGCCGATGAGGACGTCGCCTGCGCGGACGCGGTCTGGTCCTAGCAGTTCATCTGCTTCGACAACGCCGACTGCAGTTGCGGAGACATCGTAGTGGTCTGGTTCCATAACACCTGGGTGTTCTGCGGTTTCGCCACCGAGCAGAGCACAGCCTGCCTGGACACAGCCTTCTGCGATACCGGAGACGATCTCAGCAACGTGCTCTGGGACAACCTTGCCGATGGCGATGTAGTCCTGGAGGAACAGTGGCTCTGCGCCGGTGACAACGAGGTCATCCACACACATTGCAACAAGGTCGATGCCGATGGTGTCGTGCTTGTCCATCATCTGGGCGATGACAAGCTTGGTGCCGACTCCGTCAGATCCTGCTGCGAGGATTGGCTTCTTGTATTTTCCGAGCTCAAAGAGTCCTGCGAAGCCTCCGAGGTTGCCAAGAACCTCTGGGCGGGTGGCGCGCTTGGCCATTGGTGCAAAGAGTTCGACGGCACGATCGCCGGCTTCGATGTCGACTCCTGCTGCTGCGTATGAAACGCCTTCGGCGGTGGTGTCCTGGTGATCACTCATCGTGTACTTCGCTTCTCCTGCTGGGGTTTGGAACTTATTAGGAACATAACTGTCTAAAAGTGCGCGGGACAACCCCCACGCATACGGGGAGAGCAAAAATGCTCAACCCCTATCGCCTACCGATCTTAACTTGAGGCGGTTGCTTGCATCTTGCGGACTAGGTCTGCGTTGCTGTTTCCCTGTGGCAGACCCATGGGGTATTTGCCGTCGAAGCAGGCGATGCAGAGTTCGTTGGCTGGTTGCTCGGTTGCTGCAACCATGGAGTCGATGGAGACGTAGCCGAGGGTGTCTGCGCCGATTGCGGAGCGGACTGCTTCTACCATTTCTGCTTCGTTGTCACTGGTGACAGCGTTGGCAATGAGTTCGCCTGGGGTGGCAAAATCGATGCCGTAGAAGCATGGCCATTTCACGGGTGGTGAGGCGATGCGTACGTGAACCTCAGCTGCACCGGCTTCGCGCAACATGCGGATCACGGCGCGTTGGGTGTTACCGCGGACGATGGAATCATCCACAACCACAAGGCGCTTTCCGGCGATAACCTCGCGCAATGGGTTCAGCTTGAGGCGGATTCCCAGTTGGCGGAGAGTGTCGGAAGGCTGGATGAAGGTTCGGCCAACGTAGGCGTTTTTGACCATGCCTTGGCCGAATGGGATGCCAGATGCTTGGGCGAATCCAACTGCTGCTGGGGTGCCTGATTCTGGGGTTGGGATGACTAGATCGCCGACTGCTGGTGCTTCTGCAGCGAGCTTGCGGCCGATTTCAAGTCGGGCTTCGTTGACGTTTCTTCCCTTGATCACGGAGTCTGGACGAGCCAGGTAAACGTATTCGAAGACGCAACCTTTGCGGGTTGTCTCGGCGAATCGTGCGGACTTGAGGCCGGATTCGTCGATAGCAATCAGTTCGCCTGGTTCGACCTCGCGCACATGCGAGGCACCTACGATGTCGAGCGCTGCGGTTTCAGATGCGACTACCCAGCCGCGCTCGAGGCGGCCGATGGACAGTGGGCGGATGCCGAATGGATCACGCGCTGCGTACAGGGTGTGTCCGTCGGTGAAGGTGAGGCAGTAGGCTCCCTTGACGCTGGGGAGGAGTTCCTTGGCGGAATCAAAGAGATTATTTCCGTCATGGACGCCGCTTGCGAGCAGTCCAGTGAGCACATCGGTATCTGATGGCTTCTTGGCGGGATCGACGAGGCCAAGTTCGGTGGCTTTGTCCAACAACTCGATGTAATTAATCAGGTTGCCGTTGTGTCCAAGGGCGATATCGGTGCCATCTGGTGCCATGCGGAACATAGGCTGGGCATTTTCCCAGGTGTTTCCGCCGGCGGTGGTGTATCGGGTGTGTCCGATGGCGATGTTTCCGCGGAGGGATTCCAGAATTGGTTCGTCGAAAACTTGGGAGACTAGGCCCAAATCTTTGAAAACCAGGATCTGTTCGCCATCGCCTACTGCGATGCCCGCGGCTTCTTGACCACGGTGCTGAAGTGCGAAGAGGCCAAAGTAGGTAAGTTTCGAGACTTCCTCACCTGGCGCCCAAACGCCGAAAACGCCGCATTCTTCCTGCGGTGCCTGTTCGTTGAGATCATCGTACGGGTGGTTTACCTGGGTCATTCCGGTGGAATGCTCGGTATTTACCATTGAACCAGGGAGCGTGTGCTGATCAAGTAATGCCACAGGTCAAATCGTAGTCTGTCGGTTGCCCAGAAACTAATGAGCATTAGGAAATCTAAAGTTTGACCACTGGTAACCAGTCCGCAATCTCTTTGGCTCGGGTACCTGATGCGCTAATTTTTCCGCTTTCAAATTCTGCATCAAATGTGGTTTGCCCAGTTGCTAAGCGTAACCAGGTCTTGGCGTCGGTCTCCACCACGTTGGGTGGTGTGCCGCGTGTATGTTTTGGCCCCTCTATGCATTGCACCGCAACAAATGGGGGTACCCGCACCTCCACGCTGTTTCCCGGCGCGTCTTGCGCGAGCAGTCGGACGCTCAGGCGAGTTGCGGCGGCAAGTGCCGCACGACCAGGCTTTTCGACGTCTCCCTCCCCTTCAATCCAGTCTTTGACGGCCAATACGGCTTGCCGGGTTTCCAGCGGATCAATCCTCATGAAGCATCAGCCTAGTACGAACCGTTAAAGTGTCCAT from Corynebacterium glutamicum ATCC 13032 carries:
- a CDS encoding sterol carrier family protein, which encodes MRIDPLETRQAVLAVKDWIEGEGDVEKPGRAALAAATRLSVRLLAQDAPGNSVEVRVPPFVAVQCIEGPKHTRGTPPNVVETDAKTWLRLATGQTTFDAEFESGKISASGTRAKEIADWLPVVKL
- the purF gene encoding amidophosphoribosyltransferase, whose product is MTQVNHPYDDLNEQAPQEECGVFGVWAPGEEVSKLTYFGLFALQHRGQEAAGIAVGDGEQILVFKDLGLVSQVFDEPILESLRGNIAIGHTRYTTAGGNTWENAQPMFRMAPDGTDIALGHNGNLINYIELLDKATELGLVDPAKKPSDTDVLTGLLASGVHDGNNLFDSAKELLPSVKGAYCLTFTDGHTLYAARDPFGIRPLSIGRLERGWVVASETAALDIVGASHVREVEPGELIAIDESGLKSARFAETTRKGCVFEYVYLARPDSVIKGRNVNEARLEIGRKLAAEAPAVGDLVIPTPESGTPAAVGFAQASGIPFGQGMVKNAYVGRTFIQPSDTLRQLGIRLKLNPLREVIAGKRLVVVDDSIVRGNTQRAVIRMLREAGAAEVHVRIASPPVKWPCFYGIDFATPGELIANAVTSDNEAEMVEAVRSAIGADTLGYVSIDSMVAATEQPANELCIACFDGKYPMGLPQGNSNADLVRKMQATASS